In one window of Cellulophaga sp. HaHa_2_95 DNA:
- a CDS encoding SusC/RagA family TonB-linked outer membrane protein, protein MKLTAIMLILSLCRISASIYSQNTKITLNLNEVTYQELFKEIKKKTEFKFFFKNSEINSKDIVSIDVNDKYVEDILDIIFKGKDISYQILGKQIILKREKPKIARTIPLQEEFNLEGNVLDEDGIPLLGISVLIKNTTKGTITDFDGNFTIEAAIGDVLLFKGLGFKSIEVVVKDKNAIAVQLLEDVAALQEVVVSGYDKTSKRIFTGASSSIIAQDLKIDGLVDVSQMLEGRAAGVNIQNVTGTFGSGPKVTIRGASSVFGDTRPLWVIDGVIQEDIVNTDFDALISGDASTLISSSISGLNANDIEKIDILKDASATSLYGARALNGVIVITTKGGKRKSKLKVNYSLEQTVRDIPRYGNYDILNSKETVSIFNELEAKGFLDFPSVAQNRNGGIYTILAQQINAYDSSSGQFGVQNNVESRNQFLQQYEQANTDWFKQLFRSSLTQNHTLSFSGGGENNSFYTSLSFFNDPGWTIADKVSRLTYKVKNTYYLSDKFKLTLGSNGAIRDQDAPGTFNREEDSFRGSVSRVFDINPFNYALSTNRTIRPRDADGNLEYYRANWAPFNIFNELDNNTIELKVKDISFQLEGNYKITKNLNYDFLGSVRYVVSDRDHNITENSNVAAAYRSQETTIVRNSNVFLYRDPNNPTAPPISVLPQGGIYRNTSNELTNFYVRNSINYANTFNQKHELSGLLGQEMRYIDREEDFFIGYGLQYDRGLTPFTIPEVFAKTLGEKNDYFGLESEKERTLGVFSKLTYAYDSKYVLSVTGRYDGSNRQGRSKSSRWLPTGTVSGKWNMKRERFLENVDFVNSLGLRASYGLTATAGPATNSLAIFRNDITNRLDINSRERFLNIDELQNSELTWEKQYETNIGLDFGMYENKVLFSADVYQRKGFDLIDFVRSSGVGGEFIKQGNNSDMETKGIELSITVKPINTPNFSWSSTLNLSALDQKITALENKPNVLDLVDQTGGNVVGFPRQSLFSFQFTGLDDRGLPNYILPEDLGNEENSVTGANFQDVDDITSYLKYEGSIEPTKTAGFSNTFRYKSFSLSFLVSASGGNKIRLDPKFAQSYSDLNVFTSEFKNRWISPGDEALTNVPVIASGRLINEIPNLFRAYNAYNFSDVRVVDGDFIRMKNISLSYNFPKLLIEDLGLNTFNLKLSTTNPFMIYSDSRLNGQDPEFFRSGGVSQPITRQFTLSLNLGF, encoded by the coding sequence ATGAAACTTACTGCGATCATGCTTATTCTATCTTTATGTAGAATAAGTGCTAGTATTTATTCTCAGAATACAAAAATCACTTTAAATCTTAACGAAGTAACGTACCAAGAATTGTTTAAAGAGATAAAAAAGAAGACAGAATTTAAATTCTTTTTTAAAAACTCTGAAATAAATTCAAAGGATATAGTTTCTATTGATGTTAATGACAAGTATGTGGAAGATATACTAGACATTATATTTAAAGGAAAAGATATCTCTTATCAAATTCTAGGGAAACAAATTATTTTAAAGCGAGAAAAGCCTAAAATAGCAAGGACTATTCCTTTACAAGAAGAGTTTAATCTTGAGGGCAATGTATTGGATGAAGACGGAATTCCCCTTTTAGGAATATCAGTCTTAATTAAAAATACAACTAAGGGAACGATAACAGATTTTGACGGGAATTTTACGATTGAGGCTGCTATAGGTGATGTTCTATTATTTAAAGGTTTGGGCTTTAAAAGTATAGAAGTAGTTGTTAAAGATAAAAATGCAATAGCGGTACAGTTGCTGGAAGATGTAGCTGCCTTACAGGAAGTAGTGGTGTCAGGTTATGATAAAACGTCTAAAAGAATCTTTACGGGTGCCTCTAGTTCTATTATTGCTCAAGATTTAAAGATTGATGGTTTGGTCGATGTCAGTCAGATGTTGGAGGGTAGAGCAGCAGGTGTAAACATCCAGAACGTTACTGGGACCTTTGGTTCTGGGCCTAAAGTCACAATTCGTGGTGCTTCCTCTGTTTTTGGTGATACAAGACCGTTATGGGTTATTGATGGAGTTATTCAGGAAGATATTGTCAACACAGATTTTGATGCTTTAATTTCAGGGGATGCTTCTACATTAATAAGCTCTTCTATCTCTGGTCTTAATGCAAATGATATTGAAAAAATAGATATTCTTAAAGACGCTTCTGCAACGTCATTATATGGTGCTCGTGCATTAAATGGAGTTATCGTAATTACAACTAAAGGGGGTAAAAGAAAATCTAAACTAAAAGTAAATTACTCCTTAGAGCAAACGGTTAGAGACATTCCAAGGTATGGGAATTACGATATTCTGAATTCAAAAGAAACGGTGAGTATTTTTAATGAGCTTGAAGCGAAAGGTTTTTTAGATTTCCCTAGTGTAGCGCAAAATAGAAATGGTGGTATTTATACAATCCTTGCGCAGCAAATTAATGCATATGATTCAAGTAGTGGGCAATTTGGAGTTCAAAATAACGTAGAATCTAGAAATCAATTTTTGCAGCAATATGAACAAGCTAATACAGATTGGTTTAAACAATTGTTTAGATCTTCTTTGACACAAAATCATACCTTGAGTTTTTCTGGGGGTGGTGAGAATAATAGTTTCTATACTTCCTTAAGTTTTTTTAACGATCCAGGGTGGACAATTGCAGATAAGGTGAGTAGGCTTACGTATAAAGTTAAGAATACCTACTATTTATCAGATAAATTTAAATTAACGCTAGGGTCTAATGGAGCCATTAGAGATCAAGATGCTCCTGGAACGTTTAATAGAGAAGAAGATAGTTTTAGAGGTAGTGTTTCTAGGGTTTTTGATATAAACCCATTCAACTATGCATTATCAACAAATAGAACAATAAGACCAAGAGATGCTGATGGAAATTTAGAATATTATAGAGCTAACTGGGCTCCTTTTAATATTTTTAATGAATTGGATAACAATACTATTGAATTAAAAGTAAAAGACATCAGCTTTCAATTAGAGGGTAATTATAAAATAACCAAAAATTTGAATTATGATTTCTTAGGTTCTGTGAGGTATGTTGTTTCCGATAGAGATCATAATATAACAGAGAATTCTAATGTAGCAGCAGCTTATAGATCTCAAGAGACTACAATTGTTCGTAATTCAAATGTTTTCTTATATAGAGACCCTAATAATCCTACGGCTCCTCCTATTTCAGTTTTACCACAAGGCGGAATTTATAGAAATACGAGTAACGAATTGACGAATTTTTATGTCAGAAATAGTATAAATTATGCCAACACCTTTAATCAAAAACATGAGCTTAGTGGTTTGCTTGGTCAGGAAATGCGGTATATAGATAGAGAGGAAGATTTCTTTATTGGTTACGGGTTGCAATATGATCGAGGGTTAACGCCTTTTACTATTCCTGAGGTATTTGCAAAAACGCTTGGAGAAAAGAACGATTATTTTGGATTAGAGAGTGAAAAAGAGCGCACGCTTGGTGTATTTTCAAAGCTTACCTACGCCTATGATAGTAAATATGTATTGTCTGTAACAGGCCGTTATGATGGGTCTAATAGACAAGGAAGAAGTAAATCTTCTCGTTGGTTACCAACAGGGACTGTGAGTGGTAAATGGAATATGAAGCGAGAGCGCTTTTTGGAGAACGTAGATTTTGTGAATTCTTTAGGTCTTAGAGCTTCATATGGTCTTACAGCAACTGCTGGTCCTGCAACAAACTCACTGGCCATCTTTAGAAATGATATCACTAATAGATTGGATATTAATTCTCGGGAACGTTTTTTGAATATTGATGAATTACAGAATTCAGAATTAACTTGGGAAAAGCAATATGAAACCAATATAGGACTAGACTTTGGAATGTATGAAAATAAGGTTCTTTTTTCTGCGGATGTATATCAACGTAAAGGGTTTGATCTTATAGATTTTGTACGCTCTTCTGGAGTTGGGGGAGAGTTTATAAAACAAGGTAATAATTCCGATATGGAAACTAAAGGGATAGAACTTTCGATTACAGTTAAACCTATCAATACACCTAATTTTAGCTGGTCTTCTACTTTAAATTTGTCCGCTTTAGATCAAAAAATTACGGCCTTAGAGAATAAGCCTAACGTTTTAGACTTAGTAGATCAAACTGGAGGTAATGTTGTAGGCTTTCCTAGACAATCTTTATTTTCCTTTCAATTTACAGGTTTAGATGATAGAGGTTTGCCTAACTATATTTTACCAGAAGATCTAGGAAATGAAGAGAATAGTGTTACGGGTGCAAATTTTCAAGATGTAGATGATATTACTTCGTATTTAAAATATGAAGGAAGTATTGAGCCTACAAAAACAGCAGGTTTTTCAAATACATTTAGGTATAAAAGTTTTTCGCTTAGTTTCTTAGTATCTGCTTCAGGTGGAAACAAAATTAGGCTAGACCCTAAATTTGCACAATCTTATTCAGATTTGAATGTATTTACTTCGGAGTTTAAGAACAGATGGATTTCTCCAGGAGATGAGGCGCTTACAAATGTACCTGTGATTGCAAGTGGTAGGTTAATTAATGAAATTCCTAATTTATTTAGAGCCTATAATGCGTATAATTTTTCGGATGTTAGAGTAGTCGATGGGGATTTTATTAGAATGAAAAACATTAGTCTTTCGTATAATTTTCCAAAGCTATTGATAGAGGATCTCGGCTTGAATACGTTTAACCTAAAATTGTCTACTACAAATCCGTTTATGATTTATTCAGATTCTCGATTAAATGGTCAGGATCCAGAGTTTTTTAGATCTGGTGGAGTCTCACAGCCTATAACAAGACAATTTACATTATCACTTAATCTAGGTTTTTAA
- a CDS encoding RagB/SusD family nutrient uptake outer membrane protein, giving the protein MNKLYTIKIGILIFLAFLAASCEDYLSEIPDNRTEIDSPEKISELLVIAYPEANYMDFAETMSDNVSDKGNTLPTELNLANYRWEDIDIDDLDYRVGYWNACYKAIAQANQALASIEELGDLESLAPQKGEALLARAYSHFMLVNFWAKHYDPATAATDKGIPYVLQPEEVFIETYTRNTVQEVYDFIEADLVAGLKLVSNNYQEPKFHFTPEAGNAFASRFYLFKGDWENVIKHSSNVITNPQLQLRDYLGTYAELEYSQRTALYASDSDNANLLVVSANSLYSRIFASNNFGLSSEKANELFFTGNILGKAWAYDVFGGEGFNNLPKFAEFFRVTNVSAGIGNPYVGLVLFSTDEVLLNRAEAYVMQNNYEAALEDINAFFSVRTEAYDSSTDVLVKQDLLDSYPVVVNEYTPFYSLDNDQTSFVKAIAELKRREFYHEGLRWFDVRRFDLAIAHNLIGGTDLLLEKGDNRRQLQIPNFAIERGLEKNPR; this is encoded by the coding sequence ATGAACAAATTATATACAATAAAAATTGGGATATTGATCTTCTTAGCATTTTTAGCTGCTTCTTGTGAAGATTATTTATCAGAAATTCCAGATAACAGGACAGAAATTGATAGTCCAGAAAAAATTTCAGAATTGCTAGTTATCGCATACCCGGAGGCAAATTACATGGATTTTGCAGAGACGATGTCTGATAATGTTTCTGATAAAGGGAACACATTGCCAACCGAATTAAATTTAGCGAATTACAGGTGGGAAGATATAGATATTGATGATTTAGATTATAGGGTAGGCTATTGGAATGCTTGTTATAAAGCGATAGCGCAAGCCAACCAAGCTTTGGCATCTATAGAAGAATTAGGAGATTTAGAAAGTTTAGCACCTCAAAAGGGAGAGGCTTTATTGGCTAGAGCTTATAGTCATTTTATGTTAGTTAATTTTTGGGCTAAACATTATGACCCTGCGACGGCAGCAACAGATAAGGGTATTCCTTATGTATTACAACCAGAGGAAGTATTTATAGAAACGTACACACGTAATACGGTTCAGGAAGTGTATGATTTTATTGAGGCAGATTTAGTGGCTGGTTTAAAATTAGTCTCCAATAATTATCAAGAGCCAAAATTTCATTTTACTCCTGAAGCAGGAAATGCCTTTGCTTCTAGATTTTATCTGTTTAAAGGGGATTGGGAGAATGTAATTAAGCACAGTTCTAATGTGATAACCAACCCTCAGTTGCAATTGCGGGATTATTTGGGGACGTATGCGGAATTAGAATATTCTCAAAGAACAGCATTGTATGCCAGTGATTCAGATAATGCGAATCTCTTAGTGGTATCGGCAAATTCGCTGTATTCTAGAATATTTGCAAGTAATAATTTTGGACTTAGTAGTGAGAAGGCAAATGAATTATTTTTTACTGGAAATATATTAGGAAAAGCATGGGCTTATGATGTATTTGGAGGAGAGGGTTTTAACAATCTACCGAAATTTGCAGAATTCTTTAGGGTTACCAATGTAAGTGCGGGTATAGGGAATCCTTATGTAGGTCTTGTATTGTTTTCTACGGATGAAGTTTTGTTAAATAGGGCAGAGGCTTACGTGATGCAAAATAATTATGAAGCTGCATTAGAGGATATCAATGCGTTCTTCTCTGTGAGAACCGAAGCTTATGATTCAAGTACCGATGTTTTGGTAAAACAAGACCTTTTAGATAGTTACCCGGTAGTAGTAAATGAATATACTCCCTTTTACAGCTTAGATAATGATCAGACTTCTTTTGTGAAAGCAATTGCAGAACTAAAAAGGAGAGAGTTTTACCACGAAGGTTTGCGTTGGTTTGATGTAAGAAGGTTTGATTTAGCAATAGCTCATAACCTTATTGGAGGAACTGACTTGTTATTGGAAAAAGGAGACAATAGACGTCAATTGCAGATTCCAAATTTTGCTATAGAAAGAGGCTTAGAAAAGAACCCTCGCTAA
- a CDS encoding substrate import-associated zinc metallohydrolase lipoprotein translates to MNNINNKYRRLGSACVYIVAVIAIVILASCKQEDSFEGSDLDTSTPKLTALDSYIRTNYVSKYNIDVLYRWNENVVDNNRFLFPPIEENVQPVLEVVEKIWLDSYSEVGGADFVKLVAPRQLLLVGGRNFNRSGTILLGLAEGGKRITLFETDLVDVSDRANITRFLSTIQHEYCHILNQTIPFDEEGYGRITPSEYTAQWFNTSIAEARELGFISDYSRSSVVEDFAEMVNFMLINSNEEFNTIIDGISNIEARESIRSKEAIVADYFDKQWDIDIYELQEVTARNTQEVINN, encoded by the coding sequence ATGAATAATATCAATAATAAATATAGAAGATTAGGCAGTGCGTGTGTTTATATAGTAGCCGTGATTGCTATTGTGATTTTAGCTTCTTGTAAACAAGAAGATTCTTTTGAAGGTAGTGATTTGGATACGAGTACGCCAAAGTTAACGGCTTTGGATAGTTATATAAGAACCAACTATGTTTCTAAATATAATATAGACGTATTGTATAGGTGGAATGAGAATGTGGTAGATAATAACCGATTTTTATTTCCGCCAATAGAAGAAAATGTACAGCCGGTTTTAGAAGTTGTAGAAAAAATTTGGTTAGACTCGTATTCGGAAGTTGGTGGTGCTGATTTTGTTAAACTAGTAGCACCAAGACAATTGCTATTGGTTGGAGGTAGAAACTTTAATAGATCCGGAACTATTTTATTAGGTCTGGCAGAAGGCGGGAAACGAATAACCTTATTCGAAACAGATCTAGTTGATGTTTCCGATAGAGCGAATATCACACGTTTTTTATCTACAATTCAGCATGAATATTGTCATATTTTGAATCAGACAATTCCTTTTGATGAAGAAGGATATGGAAGAATAACACCCTCTGAATATACTGCTCAGTGGTTTAATACTAGCATAGCAGAGGCTAGAGAGTTAGGGTTTATTTCTGATTATTCAAGGAGTAGTGTTGTAGAAGATTTTGCTGAAATGGTAAATTTTATGTTGATTAATTCTAATGAAGAGTTCAATACAATCATTGATGGAATTTCTAATATAGAAGCGCGTGAAAGTATTAGAAGTAAAGAAGCAATTGTAGCCGATTATTTTGATAAACAATGGGATATAGATATCTATGAATTGCAGGAAGTAACTGCTAGGAATACGCAAGAAGTAATAAATAATTAG
- a CDS encoding DUF4302 domain-containing protein, with protein MKNNKYIINTIIVVLLSMFLVNCADDDNAEVFDESPAERTNAQKQELRTALQSSDTGWKAVYFTSPGELGGFTFFFNFLDDETVEMTSDFDDDFTVTKSKYDVVLGSTIKLSFTTKNDIHKLSDSANPPDSGLIGRGYLGDFEFLYYGIDEATGDLIFRTNRTQEEVRFTKATTNEVQNIIDSKAIALELTDSEKSVYQNVIVTIDGTTEVFDFSLNVNRRFIDISNDSDSYSFGIAYNELGFTVSPALEIKGQEISEFTYNVEADKFIADLGSGNMAEIAFLDAPSNPTDDNLVVVQPDNAYGYIDDFLFDATSSSSNFRALRNSVNEGLSPFDFSLSRVQFFFTIEGDETFNYIEYRLLSAVDGSIIQLYHFLTFENVDGKLILTDDGWSDPSLAPFVEAIDSVLTNSEGLYIKQENFTVRFPNTVFTFTSAADPSFRMTTYAFQ; from the coding sequence ATGAAAAATAATAAATATATAATTAATACTATTATAGTAGTACTATTAAGTATGTTCTTGGTTAATTGTGCAGATGATGACAATGCAGAGGTGTTTGATGAAAGTCCGGCGGAAAGAACAAATGCGCAAAAGCAAGAATTAAGAACGGCATTGCAATCCTCAGATACAGGATGGAAGGCTGTTTATTTTACAAGTCCGGGAGAATTAGGGGGTTTTACCTTCTTTTTTAATTTTTTAGATGATGAAACGGTAGAAATGACCTCAGATTTTGATGATGATTTTACAGTAACTAAAAGTAAGTATGATGTTGTTTTAGGAAGTACTATTAAGCTATCGTTTACCACTAAGAATGATATTCATAAATTATCAGACTCCGCAAATCCTCCAGATTCTGGCTTAATTGGGCGAGGATATTTAGGTGATTTTGAGTTTTTATATTACGGTATAGATGAGGCTACAGGCGATTTAATTTTTAGAACCAATAGAACTCAAGAAGAAGTTAGATTTACAAAAGCTACCACTAATGAAGTGCAGAATATTATTGATAGTAAGGCTATAGCTTTAGAATTAACGGACTCAGAAAAATCAGTGTATCAAAATGTTATTGTTACTATTGATGGAACTACAGAGGTTTTTGATTTTTCATTGAATGTAAATAGAAGATTCATTGATATTTCAAATGATTCTGATTCCTATTCTTTTGGCATCGCTTATAATGAATTAGGGTTTACAGTGAGCCCAGCACTTGAAATCAAAGGCCAAGAAATTTCTGAGTTTACATACAACGTAGAGGCTGATAAGTTTATAGCAGACCTAGGCTCTGGAAATATGGCAGAGATCGCATTCTTGGATGCGCCTTCTAATCCTACTGATGATAATTTAGTGGTGGTGCAGCCGGATAATGCTTATGGATATATAGATGATTTCTTATTTGATGCAACGTCTAGCTCATCTAATTTTAGAGCATTAAGAAATTCGGTTAATGAAGGACTTAGTCCGTTTGATTTTAGCCTTTCTAGAGTTCAATTCTTTTTTACAATTGAAGGGGATGAAACTTTTAATTATATTGAATATCGATTATTAAGTGCTGTAGACGGTTCTATAATACAGTTGTATCACTTTTTAACTTTTGAGAATGTTGACGGAAAATTAATACTTACAGATGATGGTTGGAGTGATCCTAGTTTAGCGCCTTTTGTTGAAGCAATTGATAGCGTTTTAACAAATTCAGAAGGTTTGTATATAAAACAAGAAAATTTTACAGTAAGATTTCCGAATACAGTATTCACATTTACCAGTGCAGCAGATCCTAGTTTTAGAATGACAACTTACGCCTTTCAATAG
- a CDS encoding glutamate synthase subunit beta has translation MGKITGFLEFDRKVEEYAPVEDRIKNYKEFTIPLDSKEMKDQGARCMDCGIPFCHSGCPLGNLIPDFNDAVYRGKWEKAATILHSTNNFPEFTGRLCPAPCEEACVLGINEDPVTIENIEKNIVETAFEKGWIIANPPETRTGKTVAIIGSGPSGLAAAQQLNRAGHLVTVFERDQKVGGLLRYGIPDFKMEKHIIDRRLKVLEEEGIIFKTGVHIGVDIKADDLKKDFDALVLCGGATVRRNLPIEGSDLKGVVQAMDFLAQNNRRVDGITDLGEEIKATGKDVVVIGGGDTGSDCIGTSIRHGANSVSNFEIMSKGTPERPEDQPWPFWPMRLRTSSSHKEGAERFFSISTKKFVGDKDGNLKGLITSEVEWIKQPGQRPLLKEVEGTEKEWKCDLVLLALGFTGSEMTIADQLGLKADPRTNIKATAKDYMTNVPGVFVAGDQRRGQSLIVWAISEGRQAAYHIDTYLMGTASALPLKGEGDLPRI, from the coding sequence ATGGGTAAGATTACAGGATTTTTAGAATTCGATAGAAAAGTTGAAGAATATGCTCCAGTTGAGGATCGTATTAAAAATTATAAAGAATTTACAATTCCCCTTGATTCTAAAGAAATGAAGGATCAGGGTGCGAGATGTATGGATTGTGGTATTCCTTTTTGCCATAGCGGCTGTCCTTTAGGAAATTTAATCCCTGATTTTAATGACGCCGTGTATCGTGGGAAATGGGAAAAAGCAGCAACCATCTTACATTCTACAAATAATTTTCCAGAATTTACAGGTCGTTTATGCCCTGCACCATGCGAAGAAGCATGTGTTTTAGGAATAAATGAAGATCCTGTAACGATAGAAAATATCGAAAAAAACATTGTTGAGACTGCTTTTGAGAAGGGTTGGATTATCGCTAATCCTCCAGAAACAAGAACTGGAAAAACTGTTGCTATCATTGGCTCTGGCCCTTCTGGACTAGCTGCTGCACAACAATTAAACCGAGCAGGACACTTAGTTACCGTTTTTGAAAGAGATCAAAAGGTTGGTGGATTATTGCGTTATGGCATTCCAGATTTCAAAATGGAAAAGCATATTATAGACCGTAGACTTAAAGTTCTTGAAGAAGAAGGTATTATTTTCAAAACAGGAGTTCATATAGGGGTAGATATTAAAGCAGACGATCTTAAAAAAGATTTTGATGCATTAGTCTTATGTGGTGGTGCTACTGTTAGAAGAAACCTTCCTATTGAAGGCTCTGATTTAAAAGGAGTAGTACAAGCAATGGATTTCTTAGCACAGAACAATAGACGTGTGGATGGTATAACGGACTTAGGAGAAGAGATAAAGGCTACAGGTAAAGATGTTGTGGTTATTGGAGGAGGAGATACGGGTTCTGATTGCATAGGAACTTCTATTAGACATGGTGCTAATTCTGTCTCTAACTTTGAAATAATGTCTAAAGGAACTCCAGAAAGACCAGAGGACCAACCTTGGCCATTTTGGCCGATGCGTTTACGTACCAGTTCTTCTCATAAAGAAGGTGCAGAACGATTCTTTAGCATTTCTACGAAGAAATTTGTGGGAGATAAAGACGGTAACCTTAAAGGTTTGATCACTTCTGAAGTAGAATGGATCAAACAACCTGGTCAAAGACCACTTTTAAAAGAAGTAGAAGGTACAGAAAAAGAGTGGAAATGTGATTTAGTTCTATTAGCCTTAGGGTTTACTGGTTCAGAAATGACTATTGCAGATCAATTAGGATTAAAAGCAGATCCAAGAACCAATATAAAGGCAACTGCCAAAGATTATATGACAAATGTTCCTGGAGTATTTGTTGCTGGAGATCAGCGAAGAGGACAGTCGTTAATTGTTTGGGCTATCTCTGAAGGAAGACAAGCTGCGTATCATATAGATACGTATTTAATGGGAACTGCATCTGCCTTACCTCTAAAAGGTGAAGGAGATTTACCGAGAATTTAA